From a single Vanacampus margaritifer isolate UIUO_Vmar chromosome 15, RoL_Vmar_1.0, whole genome shotgun sequence genomic region:
- the dlg4b gene encoding disks large homolog 4 isoform X3 yields the protein MFVSVWYAKKMGRRFINNVRRAKRHRQRMMMNGSEGELEYEEITLERGNSGLGFSIAGGTDNPHIGDDPSIFITKIIPGGAAAQDGRLRVNDSIVFVNDVDVREVTHSVAVEALKEAGPVVRLYVLRRRPLNEHVSKIKLMKGPKGLGFSIAGGIGNQHVPGDNSIYVTKIIEGGAAQRDGRLQIGDKILAVNHLSLEDVLHEDAVSALKNTGEVVYLKVATPTSHYIHPAERFSPPDLTSSYMEPDYMCDYPQALPPPSPRRYSPLHRGMMGEDDYGREPRRVCVQRGASGLGFNIVGGEDGEGIFISFILAGGPADLSGELQKGDQILSVNGVDLRFATHEQAAAALKNAGQTVTIVTQYRPEEYSRFEAKIHDLREQMMNSSPGSLRANRSFYVRALFDYDKTWDCGVLSQALDFNFGEVLHVIDSSDDEWWQARRVNQQGELEELGYIPSKHRVERKEWSRMKTQGLVQSYEAVAQTEVDYARPVIVLGPTKDRVNDDLLTDFPDKFGSCVPHTTRPRRDYEVDGRDYHFVGSREQMERDIQSHHFIEAGQYNNHLYGTSVQSVRQVARQGKHCILDVSANAVRRLQAAQLHPIAIFIRPRSLENILDLNKRLSEDQARKVLDRAIKMEQDFLECFTAIVHGDTFEEVYHQVKVVIEEQSGPYIWVVTRDRL from the exons atgttCGTTTCGGTGTGGTACGCCAAGAAGATGGGACGACGCTTCATTAACAACGTACGCAGAGCCAagagacacagacagaggatGATG ATGAACGGATCCGAAGGAGAGCTGGAATATGAGGAGATCACGCTGGAGAGG GGAAACTCTGGGTTGGGCTTCAGCATCGCGGGAGGAACCGACAACCCTCACATTGGAGATGACCCGTCCATCTTCATCACAAAGATCATCCCCGGAGGAGCCGCCGCACAGGACGGCCGTCTAAG GGTGAACGACAGCATCGTGTTCGTCAACGACGTGGATGTGCGTGAGGTCACTCACTCGGTTGCCGTGGAGGCCCTGAAAGAGGCGGGGCCCGTGGTGCGGCTCTACGTTCTGAGGCGACGCCCGCTCAACGAGCACGTCTCCAAAATTAAGCTGATGAAGGGACCCAAAG GTCTGGGCTTCAGCATCGCCGGCGGGATCGGCAACCAGCACGTCCCCGGAGACAACAGCATCTACGTCACCAAGATCATCGAGGGCGGCGCGGCGCAGCGGGACGGGCGACTGCAGATCGGCGACAAGATCTTGGCT GTCAACCATTTGTCTCTAGAGGACGTCCTGCACGAAGACGCCGTGTCAGCTCTGAAGAACACGGGAGAGGTGGTCTACTTGAAGGTGGCCACGCCCACCTCGCACTACATCCACCCGGCTGAACGTTTCAGCCCCCCGGACCTCACCAGCT CCTATATGGAGCCGGACTACATGTGCGATTACCCACAAGCCCTCCCGCCGCCGTCCCCGCGTCGCTACTCGCCGCTCCACCGCGGCATGATGGGAGAGGACGACTACGGCCGAGAGCCCCGTCGCGTGTGCGTGCAGCGCGGCGCCAGCGGGCTAGGCTTCAACATCGTGGGCGGCGAGGACGGCGAAGGGATCTTCATCTCCTTCATCCTCGCCGGGGGACCGGCGGACCTCAGCGGAGAACTTCAGAAGGGCGACCAGATTCTCAGC GTGAATGGTGTGGATCTCAGGTTTGCGACCCACGAGCAGGCCGCAGCAGCGCTCAAGAACGCCGGTCAAACTGTTACTATAGTAACACAGTACAGACCTGAGG AGTATAGTCGCTTTGAAGCCAAGATCCATGACCTGCGTGAGCAGATGATGAACAGTTCGCCAGGAAGTCTGCGAGCCAACCGCAGCTTCTACGTcag AGCCTTGTTCGACTACGACAAGACGTGGGACTGCGGCGTCCTGTCCCAAGCTCTGGACTTTAACTTCGGGGAGGTGCTTCACGTGATTGACAGCTCCGACGACGAATGGTGGCAGGCCAGACGGGTCAACCAACAGGGGGAGCTGGAAGAGCTGGGATACATCCCGTCCAAACACCG ggtcGAGAGGAAGGAGTGGTCTCGGATGAAGACTCAAG GGCTAGTCCAGAGCTACGAGGCGGTTGCGCAGACTGAAG TGGACTACGCCCGACCAGTCATCGTCCTGGGACCCACCAAAGACCGTGTCAACGATGACCTGCTCACCGACTTCCCGGACAAGTTTGGCTCCTGCGTGCCAC ATACGACTCGTCCGCGCAGGGACTACGAGGTGGACGGGCGGGACTACCACTTTGTGGGATCCCGCGAGCAGATGGAGCGCGACATCCAGTCGCATCACTTCATTGAGGCGGGCCAGTACAACAACCACCTGTACGGCACGTCGGTGCAGAGCGTCCGGCAGGTGGCCCGGCAG GGCAAGCACTGCATCTTGGACGTGTCGGCCAACGCCGTCAGAAGGCTCCAGGCCGCTCAGCTCCACCCCATCGCAATCTTCATTCGACCCCGATCTTTGGAGAATATCCT cgacTTGAACAAGCGTCTGTCTGAGGATCAGGCAAGGAAAGTTCTGGATCGAGCCATCAAAATGGAACAGGACTTCCTCGAGTGTTTCACTG CCATCGTGCACGGGGACACCTTTGAAGAGGTGTACCACCAGGTCAAAGTGGTCATCGAGGAGCAGAGCGGCCCCTACATCTGGGTGGTGACCCGCGACcggctctga
- the dlg4b gene encoding disks large homolog 4 isoform X2 — protein MPLKRDDTQRALQLMEACSDGVKGREAEKLLNIFQSDLFQALLDIQEFYELTVCESQAASRPQTPVQKYRYHDDDDQPSPGNVTDGHTPEFERAHLDTLIQPAALTMNGSEGELEYEEITLERGNSGLGFSIAGGTDNPHIGDDPSIFITKIIPGGAAAQDGRLRVNDSIVFVNDVDVREVTHSVAVEALKEAGPVVRLYVLRRRPLNEHVSKIKLMKGPKGLGFSIAGGIGNQHVPGDNSIYVTKIIEGGAAQRDGRLQIGDKILAVNHLSLEDVLHEDAVSALKNTGEVVYLKVATPTSHYIHPAERFSPPDLTSSYMEPDYMCDYPQALPPPSPRRYSPLHRGMMGEDDYGREPRRVCVQRGASGLGFNIVGGEDGEGIFISFILAGGPADLSGELQKGDQILSVNGVDLRFATHEQAAAALKNAGQTVTIVTQYRPEEYSRFEAKIHDLREQMMNSSPGSLRANRSFYVRALFDYDKTWDCGVLSQALDFNFGEVLHVIDSSDDEWWQARRVNQQGELEELGYIPSKHRVERKEWSRMKTQGLVQSYEAVAQTEVDYARPVIVLGPTKDRVNDDLLTDFPDKFGSCVPHTTRPRRDYEVDGRDYHFVGSREQMERDIQSHHFIEAGQYNNHLYGTSVQSVRQVARQGKHCILDVSANAVRRLQAAQLHPIAIFIRPRSLENILDLNKRLSEDQARKVLDRAIKMEQDFLECFTAIVHGDTFEEVYHQVKVVIEEQSGPYIWVVTRDRL, from the exons ATGCCGCTGAAGCGAGACG ACACTCAGCGAGCGCTGCAGCTGATGGAGGCCTGCTCTGATGGGGTCAAAGGGAGAGAAGCCGAGAAGCTGCTCAACATCTTCCAGAGTGACCTGTTTCAGGCATTGCTGG ACATCCAGGAGTTCTACGAGCTGACGGTGTGTGAAAGCCAAGCGGCAAGCCGTCCGCAGACACCTGTCCAG AAGTATCGTTACCATGACGACGACGACCAGCCAAGCCCTGGAAACGTGACTGACGGACACACCCCCGAGTTCGAGCGTGCACACCTGGACACCCTCATACAGCCTGCTGCGCTCACT ATGAACGGATCCGAAGGAGAGCTGGAATATGAGGAGATCACGCTGGAGAGG GGAAACTCTGGGTTGGGCTTCAGCATCGCGGGAGGAACCGACAACCCTCACATTGGAGATGACCCGTCCATCTTCATCACAAAGATCATCCCCGGAGGAGCCGCCGCACAGGACGGCCGTCTAAG GGTGAACGACAGCATCGTGTTCGTCAACGACGTGGATGTGCGTGAGGTCACTCACTCGGTTGCCGTGGAGGCCCTGAAAGAGGCGGGGCCCGTGGTGCGGCTCTACGTTCTGAGGCGACGCCCGCTCAACGAGCACGTCTCCAAAATTAAGCTGATGAAGGGACCCAAAG GTCTGGGCTTCAGCATCGCCGGCGGGATCGGCAACCAGCACGTCCCCGGAGACAACAGCATCTACGTCACCAAGATCATCGAGGGCGGCGCGGCGCAGCGGGACGGGCGACTGCAGATCGGCGACAAGATCTTGGCT GTCAACCATTTGTCTCTAGAGGACGTCCTGCACGAAGACGCCGTGTCAGCTCTGAAGAACACGGGAGAGGTGGTCTACTTGAAGGTGGCCACGCCCACCTCGCACTACATCCACCCGGCTGAACGTTTCAGCCCCCCGGACCTCACCAGCT CCTATATGGAGCCGGACTACATGTGCGATTACCCACAAGCCCTCCCGCCGCCGTCCCCGCGTCGCTACTCGCCGCTCCACCGCGGCATGATGGGAGAGGACGACTACGGCCGAGAGCCCCGTCGCGTGTGCGTGCAGCGCGGCGCCAGCGGGCTAGGCTTCAACATCGTGGGCGGCGAGGACGGCGAAGGGATCTTCATCTCCTTCATCCTCGCCGGGGGACCGGCGGACCTCAGCGGAGAACTTCAGAAGGGCGACCAGATTCTCAGC GTGAATGGTGTGGATCTCAGGTTTGCGACCCACGAGCAGGCCGCAGCAGCGCTCAAGAACGCCGGTCAAACTGTTACTATAGTAACACAGTACAGACCTGAGG AGTATAGTCGCTTTGAAGCCAAGATCCATGACCTGCGTGAGCAGATGATGAACAGTTCGCCAGGAAGTCTGCGAGCCAACCGCAGCTTCTACGTcag AGCCTTGTTCGACTACGACAAGACGTGGGACTGCGGCGTCCTGTCCCAAGCTCTGGACTTTAACTTCGGGGAGGTGCTTCACGTGATTGACAGCTCCGACGACGAATGGTGGCAGGCCAGACGGGTCAACCAACAGGGGGAGCTGGAAGAGCTGGGATACATCCCGTCCAAACACCG ggtcGAGAGGAAGGAGTGGTCTCGGATGAAGACTCAAG GGCTAGTCCAGAGCTACGAGGCGGTTGCGCAGACTGAAG TGGACTACGCCCGACCAGTCATCGTCCTGGGACCCACCAAAGACCGTGTCAACGATGACCTGCTCACCGACTTCCCGGACAAGTTTGGCTCCTGCGTGCCAC ATACGACTCGTCCGCGCAGGGACTACGAGGTGGACGGGCGGGACTACCACTTTGTGGGATCCCGCGAGCAGATGGAGCGCGACATCCAGTCGCATCACTTCATTGAGGCGGGCCAGTACAACAACCACCTGTACGGCACGTCGGTGCAGAGCGTCCGGCAGGTGGCCCGGCAG GGCAAGCACTGCATCTTGGACGTGTCGGCCAACGCCGTCAGAAGGCTCCAGGCCGCTCAGCTCCACCCCATCGCAATCTTCATTCGACCCCGATCTTTGGAGAATATCCT cgacTTGAACAAGCGTCTGTCTGAGGATCAGGCAAGGAAAGTTCTGGATCGAGCCATCAAAATGGAACAGGACTTCCTCGAGTGTTTCACTG CCATCGTGCACGGGGACACCTTTGAAGAGGTGTACCACCAGGTCAAAGTGGTCATCGAGGAGCAGAGCGGCCCCTACATCTGGGTGGTGACCCGCGACcggctctga
- the dlg4b gene encoding disks large homolog 4 isoform X1, with protein sequence MDCLCIVTTKKYRYHDDDDQPSPGNVTDGHTPEFERAHLDTLIQPAALTMNGSEGELEYEEITLERGNSGLGFSIAGGTDNPHIGDDPSIFITKIIPGGAAAQDGRLRVNDSIVFVNDVDVREVTHSVAVEALKEAGPVVRLYVLRRRPLNEHVSKIKLMKGPKGLGFSIAGGIGNQHVPGDNSIYVTKIIEGGAAQRDGRLQIGDKILAVNHLSLEDVLHEDAVSALKNTGEVVYLKVATPTSHYIHPAERFSPPDLTSSYMEPDYMCDYPQALPPPSPRRYSPLHRGMMGEDDYGREPRRVCVQRGASGLGFNIVGGEDGEGIFISFILAGGPADLSGELQKGDQILSVNGVDLRFATHEQAAAALKNAGQTVTIVTQYRPEEYSRFEAKIHDLREQMMNSSPGSLRANRSFYVRALFDYDKTWDCGVLSQALDFNFGEVLHVIDSSDDEWWQARRVNQQGELEELGYIPSKHRVERKEWSRMKTQGLVQSYEAVAQTEVDYARPVIVLGPTKDRVNDDLLTDFPDKFGSCVPHTTRPRRDYEVDGRDYHFVGSREQMERDIQSHHFIEAGQYNNHLYGTSVQSVRQVARQGKHCILDVSANAVRRLQAAQLHPIAIFIRPRSLENILDLNKRLSEDQARKVLDRAIKMEQDFLECFTAIVHGDTFEEVYHQVKVVIEEQSGPYIWVVTRDRL encoded by the exons atgGACTGCCTCTGCATTGTCACCACCAAG AAGTATCGTTACCATGACGACGACGACCAGCCAAGCCCTGGAAACGTGACTGACGGACACACCCCCGAGTTCGAGCGTGCACACCTGGACACCCTCATACAGCCTGCTGCGCTCACT ATGAACGGATCCGAAGGAGAGCTGGAATATGAGGAGATCACGCTGGAGAGG GGAAACTCTGGGTTGGGCTTCAGCATCGCGGGAGGAACCGACAACCCTCACATTGGAGATGACCCGTCCATCTTCATCACAAAGATCATCCCCGGAGGAGCCGCCGCACAGGACGGCCGTCTAAG GGTGAACGACAGCATCGTGTTCGTCAACGACGTGGATGTGCGTGAGGTCACTCACTCGGTTGCCGTGGAGGCCCTGAAAGAGGCGGGGCCCGTGGTGCGGCTCTACGTTCTGAGGCGACGCCCGCTCAACGAGCACGTCTCCAAAATTAAGCTGATGAAGGGACCCAAAG GTCTGGGCTTCAGCATCGCCGGCGGGATCGGCAACCAGCACGTCCCCGGAGACAACAGCATCTACGTCACCAAGATCATCGAGGGCGGCGCGGCGCAGCGGGACGGGCGACTGCAGATCGGCGACAAGATCTTGGCT GTCAACCATTTGTCTCTAGAGGACGTCCTGCACGAAGACGCCGTGTCAGCTCTGAAGAACACGGGAGAGGTGGTCTACTTGAAGGTGGCCACGCCCACCTCGCACTACATCCACCCGGCTGAACGTTTCAGCCCCCCGGACCTCACCAGCT CCTATATGGAGCCGGACTACATGTGCGATTACCCACAAGCCCTCCCGCCGCCGTCCCCGCGTCGCTACTCGCCGCTCCACCGCGGCATGATGGGAGAGGACGACTACGGCCGAGAGCCCCGTCGCGTGTGCGTGCAGCGCGGCGCCAGCGGGCTAGGCTTCAACATCGTGGGCGGCGAGGACGGCGAAGGGATCTTCATCTCCTTCATCCTCGCCGGGGGACCGGCGGACCTCAGCGGAGAACTTCAGAAGGGCGACCAGATTCTCAGC GTGAATGGTGTGGATCTCAGGTTTGCGACCCACGAGCAGGCCGCAGCAGCGCTCAAGAACGCCGGTCAAACTGTTACTATAGTAACACAGTACAGACCTGAGG AGTATAGTCGCTTTGAAGCCAAGATCCATGACCTGCGTGAGCAGATGATGAACAGTTCGCCAGGAAGTCTGCGAGCCAACCGCAGCTTCTACGTcag AGCCTTGTTCGACTACGACAAGACGTGGGACTGCGGCGTCCTGTCCCAAGCTCTGGACTTTAACTTCGGGGAGGTGCTTCACGTGATTGACAGCTCCGACGACGAATGGTGGCAGGCCAGACGGGTCAACCAACAGGGGGAGCTGGAAGAGCTGGGATACATCCCGTCCAAACACCG ggtcGAGAGGAAGGAGTGGTCTCGGATGAAGACTCAAG GGCTAGTCCAGAGCTACGAGGCGGTTGCGCAGACTGAAG TGGACTACGCCCGACCAGTCATCGTCCTGGGACCCACCAAAGACCGTGTCAACGATGACCTGCTCACCGACTTCCCGGACAAGTTTGGCTCCTGCGTGCCAC ATACGACTCGTCCGCGCAGGGACTACGAGGTGGACGGGCGGGACTACCACTTTGTGGGATCCCGCGAGCAGATGGAGCGCGACATCCAGTCGCATCACTTCATTGAGGCGGGCCAGTACAACAACCACCTGTACGGCACGTCGGTGCAGAGCGTCCGGCAGGTGGCCCGGCAG GGCAAGCACTGCATCTTGGACGTGTCGGCCAACGCCGTCAGAAGGCTCCAGGCCGCTCAGCTCCACCCCATCGCAATCTTCATTCGACCCCGATCTTTGGAGAATATCCT cgacTTGAACAAGCGTCTGTCTGAGGATCAGGCAAGGAAAGTTCTGGATCGAGCCATCAAAATGGAACAGGACTTCCTCGAGTGTTTCACTG CCATCGTGCACGGGGACACCTTTGAAGAGGTGTACCACCAGGTCAAAGTGGTCATCGAGGAGCAGAGCGGCCCCTACATCTGGGTGGTGACCCGCGACcggctctga